From the Bacillota bacterium genome, the window GCTGAGGCCCACTAATTTCCCTTTCGATTATGTATGGTCCTTTATAACCATAACTTAGTAATTTCTTTATTAATTCCGGGAAGTTTACAAGACCCTCACCCACAGGCATTTCTTTACCTAGATTACGTCCATCGGTAGGATACATGCCATCTTTTACATGGATACCCCTGATTTTTTCTTTATATATATCTACTGCATCCACAGGATTTGCTTTGCCATATAAGAGCAAGTTAGCAGGATCAAGATTCACGCCCAAATTATCAAGTCCAACATCTTCTATAGTCCGCATCAAGGTAACAGGTGTCTCCTGGCCTGTTTCAAAGTTTAAATACAGGTTATATCTCTTGCAATATGAAGCTACTTCCCTGATAGCAATAACTGTCTCCCTGTATTCTGTTGTTGCAGGGTTCTCAGGAATAAACCCCATGTGAGTGGTAACATCAGTTATACCTAGCATATTTGCAAAATCTGCACCCTTTTTAAGCTCCTTTATACGCTGGGCACGATATTCCCGTGGAACCAACCCTAATGTAAGTGGACCGTCAATAAAATTCCATACTGCCGGAGGAGACCAACCAGCCCATAAACTCGTTATTTTCACTTTGTCTTTTACTATTTCTTTTAATTTTTCTGCATTTTCTCGAGTATATAATTCCATATTCCAGCAATTAATTTGACAACAATTTAATCCGAGTTCAAGTATACTTTCTATCCCATTTTCAAGTATATGCTGCAACTGTACAATAATACCAATATCAATATTACTTACCATTTTATCCTATCCTTTCTATCTATAATATAGTAAAATTAGTAGTTACTTTTTATATTTTATTTTAGTCACAATTTACTATTTAAGTCAACTGCAATATTTACATAAGCAATTTGCATTGCATCATATTCTTAATTGATATTACCATGTTTTACCTATAAACATTGAACTAAAACAATTTTATTCCAAAGTTTCATACGT encodes:
- a CDS encoding sugar phosphate isomerase/epimerase, with the protein product MDIGIIVQLQHILENGIESILELGLNCCQINCWNMELYTRENAEKLKEIVKDKVKITSLWAGWSPPAVWNFIDGPLTLGLVPREYRAQRIKELKKGADFANMLGITDVTTHMGFIPENPATTEYRETVIAIREVASYCKRYNLYLNFETGQETPVTLMRTIEDVGLDNLGVNLDPANLLLYGKANPVDAVDIYKEKIRGIHVKDGMYPTDGRNLGKEMPVGEGLVNFPELIKKLLSYGYKGPYIIEREISGPQQRIDIIKARDFLIPILGGYSKLNPNR